In bacterium, a single window of DNA contains:
- the ymdB_1 gene encoding O-acetyl-ADP-ribose deacetylase encodes MTAGLPLNRILIVQADLLKIAASAIVNAANTELWLGGGVAGAIAAAGGPQIEADAMTQGPIAPGAAVITRSGHLGKEGILYVIHAATMEPGSPSSPELIAKATFSALELATQKRLPSVAFPALGTGVGGVALPDCAMAMLTTMQSYLSSNAYPKLVHIACWNQDALQAFRAIAQSLTAGPPS; translated from the coding sequence ATGACCGCAGGACTCCCCCTCAATCGCATCCTGATAGTGCAGGCGGACCTGCTCAAAATCGCGGCGAGTGCCATTGTGAATGCTGCCAACACCGAACTCTGGCTGGGGGGTGGAGTCGCGGGGGCGATTGCTGCTGCGGGCGGACCGCAGATCGAAGCGGATGCCATGACCCAGGGTCCTATCGCACCCGGTGCCGCTGTGATCACCCGGAGCGGCCACCTGGGCAAGGAGGGCATCCTCTACGTCATCCATGCCGCCACCATGGAACCGGGCAGCCCCTCCTCCCCCGAACTCATCGCCAAAGCGACCTTCAGCGCTCTTGAGCTGGCGACCCAGAAACGACTCCCCAGCGTCGCCTTCCCCGCACTGGGCACTGGTGTGGGGGGGGTCGCATTGCCCGATTGCGCCATGGCAATGCTCACCACCATGCAGAGCTATCTGAGCAGCAACGCCTACCCCAAGCTCGTACACATCGCCTGCTGGAATCAGGATGCACTACAGGCCTTTCGGGCAATCGCACAGAGTCTGACCGCTGGACCTCCATCATGA
- the vte5 gene encoding Phytol kinase, whose product MSNPVAFLLSLGYVALVLTIAEGVRAWLKLPGDFTRKFVHIAIGTWIWPTFHLFTDVRWAVVLPALFIGINFASYKLKFFAAIEESETGNLGTILFPVSFVILLLAFWDADQRAPAMIGLFVLAWGDAFAAIIGRRYGRLKYRVFGEERSLEGSFAMYLFAFLATMTVLSLELPGQPLLDRTIAATVIAVGSTLLEAVALRGTDNLLIPLGAAAMAFYLL is encoded by the coding sequence ATGTCGAACCCGGTCGCCTTTCTCCTGTCGCTGGGCTATGTCGCGCTGGTGCTGACCATCGCGGAAGGGGTCCGGGCGTGGCTCAAACTCCCCGGCGACTTCACCCGGAAGTTCGTGCACATCGCCATCGGGACCTGGATCTGGCCGACCTTTCATCTCTTTACGGATGTCCGCTGGGCGGTGGTGTTGCCAGCGCTGTTCATCGGAATCAATTTCGCGAGCTACAAGCTGAAGTTCTTCGCGGCGATTGAGGAATCCGAGACCGGCAATCTGGGGACCATCCTCTTCCCTGTCAGTTTCGTGATCCTGCTGCTGGCCTTCTGGGACGCCGACCAGCGGGCACCGGCGATGATCGGTCTCTTCGTGCTCGCCTGGGGGGATGCCTTTGCAGCGATCATCGGACGTCGCTATGGGCGTCTGAAGTACCGGGTCTTTGGTGAAGAGCGGAGCCTGGAGGGGAGCTTCGCGATGTACCTCTTCGCGTTCCTCGCGACTATGACGGTCCTGTCCCTGGAACTCCCCGGGCAGCCCCTCCTGGACCGGACCATCGCCGCGACTGTCATTGCCGTGGGGTCGACCCTGCTGGAAGCCGTCGCGCTGCGTGGTACGGACAATCTGCTCATCCCCCTGGGAGCCGCTGCGATGGCGTTTTATCTGCTTTAA